The following are encoded in a window of Magnolia sinica isolate HGM2019 chromosome 11, MsV1, whole genome shotgun sequence genomic DNA:
- the LOC131219063 gene encoding lysM domain receptor-like kinase 4, whose protein sequence is MYENLLNLLIFFCFYTSILNAQQRYSGNSVLECTPQVDNAPPSPSFLYTYNGHTTSCNSFLIFKSHPPFNSIPTISTLMSSNSSKLAHLNNVSRSTTFPSGKEVIVPITCSCSGNYYEADTSYTIRTDDETYFIIANDTYQGLSTCSALINRNSFSPLDLSTGLKLRVPLRCACPTNGQIAEGVKYLLTYSIIWADTVPDICNRFNVSRKKTLDANGFSEPNPIIHPFTTILIPLLTEPSINQTIVQIPPSISLPRPVINLIKKNQRSRKGLRVHLVIGITVGSFLLFLFSVLAFGIHRYRKKQNRKDEIEDYENRNPNWVLVEDLAKGIAHVDRVLKVFRYEELQAGTKNFSPDCRIDGSVYRGVIGGTALAIKRKDANAAEEIKILNRINHFNLISLYGVCTNGESYYLVYEYMENGSLKDWICEKIRSREHQSWTRRIQIALDVANGLHYLHKFTKPAHVHKLIKSSNILLNQDLRAKIANFSLARSETEQSGGFELTRHVVGTVGYVAPEYSETGLVSPKLDIYAFGVVMLELITGKHAVIKRNGADVPLSKVLVSASERGEMEAEIQNLVDPTLPDDQMDLALGVGRLSVACLKRDPMSRPCMGEVVSTLSKFLMDSKKWEFSDAENV, encoded by the coding sequence ATGTATGAGAATCTCCTCAATCTTCTCATCTTCTTCTGCTTCTATACTTCAATCCTCAACGCCCAGCAACGATATTCAGGCAATTCAGTGCTAGAATGCACCCCTCAAGTAGACAATGCGCCCCCATCTCCCTCTTTCCTCTACACTTACAATGGCCACACCACATCTTGTaattccttcctcatcttcaaaTCCCACCCTCCATTCAATTCCATCCCCACCATCTCAACCCTCATGTCATCCAACTCATCCAAGCTGGCCCACCTCAACAACGTCTCGAGATCCACGACATTCCCATCCGGCAAAGAGGTGATTGTTCCTATCACATGCTCTTGTTCGGGCAACTACTACGAGGCCGACACGTCTTATACTATCCGAACCGACGACGAAACGTATTTCATTATAGCAAACGATACATACCAAGGGCTGTCCACGTGTAGCGCTCTGATCAATCGAAATAGTTTTAGTCCGTTGGATTTGTCCACCGGTTTGAAATTGCGGGTCCCACTCCGATGTGCATGTCCcactaacggtcagattgctgaAGGGGTGAAATATCTTTTAACTTACTCAATCATCTGGGCAGATACCGTTCCAGATATTTGCAATCGCTTCAACGTGAGTAGAAAGAAGACACTCGATGCAAACGGGTTTTCGGAACCGAACCCGATTATTCATcctttcaccaccattttgattCCTCTGCTAACTgaaccatcaatcaatcaaaccataGTTCAAATCCCGCCGTCCATTTCTCTTCCGCGGCCTGTAATCAATCTCATCAAGAAGAATCAACGGTCGAGGAAAGGACTTCGTGTTCACCTTGTAATCGGAATTACAGTCGGCAGCTTTCTTCTATTCCTCTTCTCTGTTCTTGCCTTCGGCATTCACCGTTACAGGAAGAAGCAGAACAGAAAGGACGAAATAGAAGATTACGAGAACAGAAATCCAAATTGGGTTTTGGTGGAAGATCTTGCAAAAGGCATAGCCCACGTTGATCGGGTACTGAAAGTGTTCAGATACGAGGAATTACAAGCAGGCACGAAGAATTTCAGCCCCGATTGCAGGATCGACGGGTCTGTTTACCGTGGAGTGATTGGAGGAACTGCGTTAGCCATCAAAAGAAAAGATGCGAATGCAGCGGAGGAAATCAAAATACTGAACAGAATCAACCATTTCAATCTGATCAGTCTCTATGGAGTCTGCACAAATGGAGAAAGTTACTACCTTGTTTACGAGTACATGGAAAATGGATCTCTCAAGGATTGGATTTGTGAGAAGATCCGATCAAGAGAACATCAGAGCTGGACCCGAAGGATTCAGATCGCTCTCGACGTCGCCAACGGACTCCACTATCTCCACAAGTTCACAAAGCCAGCTCACGTACACAAGCTCATCAAAAGCAGCAATATTCTTCTAAATCAAGATCTAAGGGCCAAGATTGCTAATTTCAGTCTCGCAAGATCGGAAACAGAGCAGAGCGGCGGATTCGAACTGACAAGGCATGTTGTTGGGACAGTCGGGTACGTTGCGCCCGAGTATTCGGAAACGGGTCTGGTATCACCAAAGCTCGATATCTATGCATTTGGGGTTGTGATGTTGGAGCTGATTACAGGAAAACACGCCGTTATCAAGCGTAACGGAGCAGATGTACCGTTATCGAAAGTTCTAGTATCAGCATCTGAAAGAGGCGAAATGGAAGCTGAAATTCAAaacttggtggaccccacactgcCCGATGATCAGATGGATCTGGCATTGGGTGTGGGGAGATTAAGTGTAGCGTGCTTGAAGAG